A genomic stretch from Hymenobacter psoromatis includes:
- a CDS encoding cell division protein FtsW — protein METPTPHTWLQRNLKGDPILWAIVILFSLISIAVVYSATGTLAYRNELHGRTGSVELIVLKHTSLIFMGLGLMWLAHRIDYRHYSRLSLYALLLSVPLLLFTYLMGGETNGASRWLTIPVINQTFQPSDLAKLALISHLASMLSRRQQHLHDFKNTLLPVMLWVGVICGLIVLSNASTALLLFLTCLLLMFIGRVPMRQMLVMVVIGVVLGGAGLAAGQRLGTVVSRITNFTDHTKKPQFQLEHSFIAIATGGLTGKGPGKSTERNIMPHPYSDFIYAIIIEEYGMIGGLLVLFLYLAFLYRGLKTVMNSQGAFGGLLSAGLSFSLVLQAMVNMGVAVGLGPVTGLPLPMLSMGGTSLIFTGLSVGIILAVSRGERETRPMTGEPADTMRIPSKRAQYA, from the coding sequence ATGGAAACCCCTACCCCCCACACCTGGCTGCAACGCAACCTCAAGGGCGACCCCATTTTGTGGGCCATCGTTATTCTGTTTTCGCTCATCAGCATCGCCGTCGTGTATTCGGCCACCGGCACGCTGGCGTATCGCAACGAGCTGCACGGCCGCACCGGCTCGGTCGAGCTGATTGTGCTCAAGCACACTAGCCTGATTTTCATGGGGTTGGGTTTGATGTGGCTGGCGCACCGCATTGACTACCGCCACTACTCGCGGCTGTCCCTGTACGCGCTGCTGCTGTCGGTGCCGCTGCTGCTCTTTACCTACCTCATGGGCGGCGAAACCAATGGGGCCTCGCGCTGGCTCACTATTCCGGTAATTAATCAGACGTTTCAGCCCTCCGACCTGGCCAAGCTGGCGCTTATCTCGCACCTGGCCAGCATGCTCAGCCGCCGCCAACAGCATTTGCACGACTTCAAAAACACGCTGCTGCCGGTAATGCTTTGGGTAGGAGTTATCTGCGGATTGATTGTGCTCTCCAACGCCTCTACGGCGCTACTGCTATTTCTAACCTGCCTGCTGCTCATGTTTATTGGCCGTGTGCCGATGCGCCAAATGCTGGTAATGGTAGTCATTGGCGTGGTGCTGGGTGGGGCTGGCCTGGCCGCCGGGCAGCGCTTGGGCACGGTCGTGTCGCGCATTACCAACTTCACCGACCACACCAAAAAACCGCAGTTTCAGCTGGAGCACTCGTTTATTGCCATTGCCACGGGCGGCCTCACCGGCAAAGGCCCCGGCAAAAGCACCGAGCGCAACATCATGCCGCACCCGTATTCCGACTTTATCTACGCCATTATTATTGAAGAATACGGCATGATTGGCGGGCTGCTCGTGCTGTTTCTCTACCTCGCTTTTTTATATCGAGGATTGAAAACCGTGATGAATAGCCAGGGTGCGTTTGGCGGCCTGCTTTCGGCAGGATTGAGTTTCAGTCTGGTCCTGCAGGCGATGGTAAATATGGGGGTAGCCGTGGGCCTGGGCCCCGTCACGGGCCTACCCCTGCCCATGCTGAGTATGGGCGGCACCTCTCTGATTTTCACCGGCTTGAGCGTCGGAATTATTCTGGCCGTGAGCCGCGGCGAGCGCGAAACCCGTCCCATGACCGGCGAGCCCGCCGACACCATGCGCATCCCCAGCAAGCGCGCGCAGTATGCCTGA
- a CDS encoding UDP-N-acetylmuramate--L-alanine ligase, with amino-acid sequence MQQFPYIFFLGIGGIGMSALARWFQANGHQVSGYDKTETPLTQALQAEGIAVHYADAVENIPREIREGKAQTLVVLTPAIPADSVEWAWLRAQGYDIRKRSQVLGVLTEGRPTIAVAGTHGKTTTSSMVAHLLHHAGLDAGAFLGGIAVNLGSNLLLPQRPDAPVVVEADEYDRSFLTLHPDVAIVTSTDADHLDIYGEQSALIDSFCQFVSQIKPGGTLLLNHTADARVAAAGPPGTRVLRYGLTAAQGADLFAGNIMVEGHEFHFDYHGPQGVVNGLKLAVPGFHNVENMLAAAAAAQLFGVTTSQLPAAVAAYRGVKRRFEFIVTGPDKVYVDDYAHHPREIEAFLRSLKALYPNKKIRVIFQPHLFTRTRDFAEGFSQSLSLADEVVLLDIYPARELPLPGITAEMLLAAITSEAKSLQTKAQVLENVKNNPTFDILATVGAGDIDTLVPQLKNILS; translated from the coding sequence ATGCAGCAATTTCCCTACATATTTTTTCTCGGCATTGGCGGCATTGGCATGTCGGCGCTGGCGCGCTGGTTTCAGGCCAACGGCCATCAGGTGAGCGGCTACGATAAAACCGAAACGCCGCTCACGCAAGCTTTGCAGGCCGAAGGAATTGCCGTGCACTACGCCGACGCGGTGGAAAATATTCCGCGGGAAATTCGGGAGGGTAAAGCCCAAACGCTGGTGGTGCTCACGCCCGCTATTCCGGCCGATAGCGTCGAGTGGGCGTGGCTGCGCGCGCAGGGCTACGACATTCGCAAGCGCAGCCAGGTGCTGGGCGTGCTCACCGAAGGCCGGCCCACTATCGCGGTGGCCGGCACCCACGGCAAAACCACGACCAGCAGCATGGTGGCGCATTTGCTGCACCACGCGGGCCTCGACGCGGGCGCTTTTTTGGGCGGAATCGCGGTGAATCTGGGCTCGAATTTATTGCTGCCCCAGCGCCCCGACGCGCCCGTGGTGGTGGAGGCCGACGAGTACGACCGTAGCTTTTTGACGCTGCATCCCGACGTGGCCATCGTGACCAGCACCGATGCCGACCACCTCGATATTTACGGCGAGCAAAGCGCGCTGATTGATTCTTTCTGCCAGTTCGTGAGCCAGATAAAGCCCGGTGGCACGCTGCTGCTCAACCACACCGCCGATGCGCGGGTGGCCGCCGCCGGGCCGCCCGGCACGCGGGTGCTGCGCTACGGCCTCACGGCCGCGCAAGGTGCCGATTTATTTGCGGGGAATATTATGGTCGAAGGCCACGAATTTCACTTCGATTACCACGGGCCGCAGGGGGTAGTAAATGGACTTAAACTTGCCGTACCGGGTTTTCACAACGTAGAAAATATGCTGGCGGCGGCGGCGGCAGCACAACTATTTGGTGTCACTACATCGCAATTACCGGCCGCCGTGGCCGCCTACCGGGGCGTGAAAAGACGCTTCGAATTTATCGTAACCGGCCCCGACAAAGTGTACGTAGATGACTACGCGCACCACCCGCGCGAGATTGAGGCTTTTCTGCGGTCGCTGAAGGCGCTGTATCCGAACAAGAAAATACGCGTCATTTTTCAGCCCCATTTATTTACCCGCACCCGCGATTTTGCCGAGGGATTTTCGCAGAGCCTGAGCCTGGCCGACGAAGTGGTTTTGCTGGACATTTATCCGGCCCGCGAACTGCCCCTACCCGGCATCACGGCGGAGATGCTGCTGGCTGCCATCACTTCCGAAGCTAAATCATTGCAAACCAAAGCACAAGTGTTGGAAAATGTGAAAAATAATCCTACTTTTGACATCCTGGCCACCGTGGGTGCCGGCGACATCGATACCCTAGTGCCGCAGCTGAAAAATATCCTGAGTTAA
- a CDS encoding cell division protein FtsZ encodes MNFTFDIPSQSRSIIKVIGVGGGGSNAVKHMHKQGIKDVEFIICNTDRQALESSTVPNKLQIGVDLTEGLGAGAKPERGRQAALESREQIRELLSNGTKMLFITAGMGGGTGTGAAPVIAQVAQELNILTVGIVTAPFLFEGKKKRDQAEQGIKELSEHCDTVLVILNDKLRQLYGNLTMGQAFAKADTVLTTAAKSIAEIITVTADVNVDFEDVKTVMKDSGAAVMGSSVTEGENRALRAAEEALNSPLLNNTDIQGAQKILLSIMSGDQAELEMDELSEITEYIQGKAGEDAEMIFGHGTDDTLGQSIRVTVIATGFAREAHTISTGGRPEAASEPVAATPTPEPQAGVPEPVQAGQVAPKVPTFTTPAAPEPARVTYELNGPVTPNAQTGLAGAPITAPGDPVLLSGQGQGQGVGPQPTAPRPRPAMLEAQAEERRRRLQQLSQSQGLSPEATTHLDTPAYLRRGQKLEPVTPSSAQNISRFNLSDDNELLGDNRFLHDNVD; translated from the coding sequence ATGAATTTTACCTTCGACATTCCGAGCCAGAGCCGTTCCATCATTAAGGTGATTGGGGTAGGGGGCGGGGGCTCCAACGCCGTGAAGCACATGCACAAGCAGGGCATCAAGGACGTGGAGTTTATTATTTGCAACACCGACCGGCAGGCGCTGGAAAGCTCCACGGTGCCCAATAAGCTCCAGATTGGGGTGGACCTGACCGAGGGCCTCGGCGCGGGTGCCAAGCCCGAGCGCGGCCGCCAGGCCGCGCTGGAGAGCCGCGAGCAAATCCGCGAGCTGCTGAGCAACGGCACCAAGATGCTGTTTATCACGGCGGGCATGGGCGGCGGCACGGGCACGGGCGCGGCCCCGGTTATCGCGCAAGTCGCGCAGGAGCTGAATATTCTGACGGTGGGCATCGTGACGGCACCATTCCTTTTCGAGGGTAAGAAAAAGCGCGACCAGGCTGAGCAGGGCATCAAGGAGCTGAGCGAGCACTGCGACACGGTGCTGGTGATTCTCAACGATAAGCTGCGCCAGCTCTACGGCAACCTCACGATGGGCCAGGCGTTTGCCAAGGCCGACACGGTGCTGACCACGGCTGCCAAGTCGATTGCGGAAATCATTACCGTGACGGCCGACGTGAACGTGGACTTCGAAGACGTGAAAACGGTGATGAAGGACTCGGGTGCGGCCGTGATGGGCAGTTCCGTGACGGAGGGCGAGAACCGCGCCCTGCGCGCCGCTGAGGAAGCCCTGAACTCGCCGCTGCTCAACAACACCGACATTCAGGGCGCACAGAAAATTCTGCTCAGCATCATGTCGGGCGACCAGGCCGAATTGGAGATGGACGAGTTATCGGAAATCACCGAATACATCCAGGGCAAGGCCGGTGAAGACGCCGAAATGATTTTTGGCCACGGCACCGACGACACCCTGGGCCAGAGCATCCGGGTGACGGTTATTGCCACCGGCTTTGCCCGCGAGGCGCACACCATCTCGACCGGCGGCCGGCCCGAGGCCGCGTCCGAGCCGGTAGCCGCTACCCCCACACCGGAGCCCCAGGCCGGCGTGCCCGAGCCGGTTCAGGCGGGCCAGGTGGCTCCGAAAGTGCCCACTTTCACTACGCCCGCCGCGCCCGAGCCGGCCCGCGTCACCTACGAGCTCAACGGCCCCGTTACCCCTAACGCCCAAACCGGCCTGGCCGGCGCGCCCATTACCGCGCCCGGCGACCCGGTGCTGCTATCAGGCCAGGGGCAGGGGCAGGGGGTAGGGCCGCAGCCCACCGCGCCGCGCCCCCGCCCGGCCATGCTGGAGGCCCAGGCCGAGGAGCGCCGCCGCCGCTTGCAGCAGCTCAGCCAAAGCCAGGGCCTTTCGCCCGAAGCCACGACCCACCTCGACACGCCCGCCTACCTGCGCCGCGGCCAGAAGCTGGAACCCGTGACGCCGAGCAGCGCCCAGAATATCTCGCGCTTCAACCTGAGCGATGACAACGAGCTGCTGGGCGATAATCGGTTTTTGCACGATAACGTTGACTAA
- a CDS encoding NADPH-dependent FMN reductase, whose product MITLLVGTNRPQSRARIVADFYATLLTELGAAYQFMDLTALPEDFLNVALYHNAGRHDDFNAFIAPLNQSDKLVIIAPEYNCSIPGALKSFIDALPYPGGIRGKKAALISLSSGSMGGALALSHLTDILFYLGTSVLPQRVRLPGISQHLSAEGKLSSPLFEQLLREQAEALLAW is encoded by the coding sequence TTGATTACCCTCCTCGTTGGCACCAACCGCCCGCAATCCCGCGCCCGCATCGTGGCCGATTTCTACGCTACCCTGCTCACGGAGCTGGGGGCGGCGTATCAGTTTATGGATTTGACGGCGCTGCCGGAAGATTTTCTCAACGTGGCGCTCTACCACAACGCCGGGCGGCACGACGATTTCAACGCCTTTATCGCTCCGCTCAACCAATCGGACAAGCTCGTCATTATCGCGCCGGAGTACAATTGCTCCATTCCCGGCGCGCTCAAGTCGTTTATCGATGCCCTACCCTACCCCGGCGGCATCAGAGGGAAAAAAGCGGCCCTCATCAGCCTGAGCAGCGGCAGCATGGGCGGCGCGCTGGCCCTAAGCCACCTCACCGATATTCTGTTTTATCTGGGCACCAGCGTGTTGCCGCAGCGCGTGCGCCTGCCCGGCATCAGCCAGCATTTATCGGCTGAGGGCAAGCTGAGCAGTCCGCTGTTTGAGCAATTGCTGCGCGAGCAGGCGGAGGCGCTGCTGGCCTGGTAG
- a CDS encoding phospho-N-acetylmuramoyl-pentapeptide-transferase, with the protein MLYYLFRYLHEHYHLPGAGVFQYTTFRAALSVIVSLLIAQFFGARLIRVLQKKQVGETIRDLGLQGQNEKKGTPTMGGLIILLAILVPVLLFARLRNIYIILMLLSTVWLGLIGFLDDYIKVFRKNKEGLSGRFKVLGQIGLGLTVGWVLYYSNEVTVREYLLPNGQYSAIDATKVWKDVHLTLTTVPFLKNNELNYSDFFSNAQMVFKDFYGLLYIPLVIIIITAVSNGANITDGLDGLAAGTSAIIGITLAIFAFVSGNALLADYLDVMFIPDSGELVIFCTAFVGACIGFLWYNSYPAQVFMGDTGSLALGGIIAVLALIVRKELLIPVLCGVFLIENLSVIVQVSWFKYTRRKYGEGRRLLRMSPLHHHYQKLGYHESKIVSRFWIVGIMLAVITLVTLKLR; encoded by the coding sequence ATGCTTTACTACCTCTTTCGCTACCTGCACGAACACTACCACCTGCCCGGCGCAGGCGTGTTTCAGTATACGACCTTTCGGGCGGCGCTTTCGGTTATCGTGTCGCTGCTCATCGCCCAGTTTTTCGGGGCGCGGCTCATCCGCGTGCTGCAAAAAAAGCAAGTGGGCGAAACCATCCGCGACCTCGGCTTGCAGGGGCAGAACGAGAAAAAGGGCACGCCCACGATGGGCGGCCTCATTATTCTGCTGGCCATTCTGGTGCCGGTGCTGCTGTTTGCCCGGCTGCGCAATATCTACATTATCCTGATGCTGCTCAGCACGGTCTGGCTGGGCTTAATTGGGTTTCTGGATGACTACATCAAGGTTTTTCGCAAGAATAAAGAGGGCCTGAGCGGGCGCTTTAAAGTGCTGGGCCAGATTGGCTTAGGACTCACGGTAGGCTGGGTTTTATATTATAGCAACGAGGTAACGGTGCGCGAATACCTGCTGCCCAACGGCCAGTACTCGGCTATCGACGCCACCAAAGTGTGGAAAGACGTGCACCTGACCCTTACCACGGTGCCGTTTTTGAAGAACAACGAGCTGAACTACAGCGACTTCTTCTCTAATGCCCAGATGGTGTTCAAAGATTTCTACGGGCTGCTCTACATTCCGCTGGTAATTATCATCATCACGGCCGTGAGCAACGGCGCCAACATCACCGACGGCCTTGATGGGCTGGCGGCCGGCACCTCGGCCATCATCGGCATCACGCTGGCCATCTTCGCCTTCGTGAGTGGTAACGCTTTGTTGGCTGACTACCTGGATGTTATGTTTATTCCCGATTCAGGCGAGCTGGTTATTTTCTGCACGGCCTTCGTGGGGGCGTGCATTGGCTTTCTATGGTATAATTCCTACCCTGCCCAGGTGTTTATGGGTGACACGGGCTCGCTGGCGCTGGGCGGCATCATCGCGGTGCTGGCCCTCATTGTCCGCAAAGAACTCTTGATTCCGGTGCTGTGCGGCGTGTTTCTGATTGAAAATCTGTCGGTTATCGTGCAGGTAAGCTGGTTTAAGTACACTCGGCGCAAATATGGCGAGGGTCGCCGCCTGCTACGCATGTCGCCCTTGCACCATCATTATCAAAAGCTTGGCTACCACGAGTCCAAAATCGTTTCGCGCTTTTGGATTGTAGGTATTATGCTGGCCGTCATTACGTTGGTTACCTTAAAATTGCGTTAA
- a CDS encoding UDP-N-acetylglucosamine--N-acetylmuramyl-(pentapeptide) pyrophosphoryl-undecaprenol N-acetylglucosamine transferase, translating to MKFIISGGGTGGHIFPAVAIANEIRRRQPDADILFVGANGRMEMTRVPEAGYTIVGLDITGLQRRLTPQNIMFPVRVFRSVRKAGKLIQEFRPDAVVGVGGYASAPVLLAATSRGIPSLIQEQNSYAGLVNKLLGRRVSKICVAYDGMEKFFPADKIVLTGNPVRTEIAHGSRAEAQQFFNLDPSKKTLLVVGGSLGARTLNLAAAAALPRLREAGVQLLWQTGKLYYPEAQQQAAPYAADHLQAMEFIRRMDLAYAAADVVISRAGALSVSELCLTGKASVLVPSPNVAEDHQTKNALSLVSKGAAVLVTDAHAAERLYDEALRLLNDHARQQQLSERVLELANPNATTAIVDELFKLLEK from the coding sequence ATGAAATTCATCATCTCCGGCGGCGGCACGGGCGGGCATATTTTCCCGGCGGTGGCAATTGCGAATGAAATTCGGCGGCGGCAGCCCGACGCCGATATTTTATTCGTGGGCGCTAACGGCCGCATGGAGATGACGCGCGTGCCCGAGGCTGGCTATACTATTGTGGGCTTGGATATTACGGGTTTGCAGCGCCGCCTCACGCCGCAGAATATTATGTTCCCGGTGCGGGTATTCCGGTCGGTGCGCAAAGCCGGGAAATTAATTCAGGAATTTCGGCCCGACGCCGTGGTGGGGGTAGGCGGCTACGCTTCGGCTCCGGTATTATTGGCGGCTACCTCGCGCGGTATTCCGAGCTTAATTCAGGAGCAGAATTCGTACGCCGGCTTGGTCAATAAGTTATTGGGCCGCCGCGTGAGTAAAATATGCGTGGCCTATGATGGTATGGAAAAATTCTTTCCGGCCGATAAAATCGTGCTAACCGGCAACCCCGTGCGCACCGAAATTGCCCACGGTAGCCGTGCTGAAGCCCAGCAGTTTTTCAACCTCGACCCCAGCAAGAAAACTTTGCTCGTGGTGGGCGGCAGCCTCGGCGCGCGCACCCTCAACCTGGCCGCCGCCGCCGCCCTACCCCGCCTGCGCGAGGCGGGCGTGCAATTGCTCTGGCAAACCGGCAAGCTCTACTATCCCGAGGCCCAGCAGCAGGCCGCGCCCTACGCCGCCGACCACCTGCAGGCGATGGAATTTATCCGGCGCATGGACCTGGCCTACGCCGCTGCTGACGTAGTAATTAGTCGGGCCGGGGCGCTCTCTGTATCAGAGCTTTGCCTCACGGGCAAAGCCAGCGTGCTGGTGCCTTCGCCCAACGTGGCCGAGGACCACCAGACCAAAAATGCCCTGTCGCTGGTCAGCAAAGGCGCGGCCGTCCTTGTCACCGATGCCCACGCCGCCGAACGCCTCTACGACGAAGCCCTGCGCCTGCTTAATGACCACGCGCGCCAGCAGCAGCTCAGCGAGCGCGTGCTGGAATTAGCTAACCCCAATGCGACGACGGCGATTGTGGACGAATTATTTAAGCTACTCGAAAAGTAA
- a CDS encoding UDP-N-acetylmuramoylalanine--D-glutamate ligase has product MNIIILGAAESGVGAALLAQAKGHAVFVSDRNAIQADYKDKLTKAGIEFEENQHSLDRILQADEVIKSPGIPEKAAVVKALREQNIPIISEIEFASRYTKARFIAITGTNGKTTTTLLTYHLVKEAGLNVGLAGNVGYSLAEQVVEDKFEYYVLELSSFQLDDIDRFQPWIAVLLNITPDHLDRYDYSLEAYARAKLNIVRNQDSDDTFIYNADDENIQRYFKAALRPMRQMPFSLHHRTDFQLAGYYTGQAEICLDLLPGYYSPTELISTARSPLIGEHNRQNVLAAILVARVAGVEKDTIEQALASFHNADHRLQLVAKINGVEYINDSKATNVEAAWYALDGMKRPIVWIAGGTDKGNDYASLQPLAAQKVKALVCLGVDNAKLRAAFETQVPHLEETQSMADAVRRAAALASPGDVVLLSPCCASFDLFKNYEDRGRQFTAAVQALPPSESAKSI; this is encoded by the coding sequence ATGAACATCATCATCCTCGGAGCTGCCGAAAGTGGAGTAGGAGCCGCGCTATTAGCACAGGCCAAAGGCCACGCTGTGTTCGTGTCGGACCGCAACGCTATTCAGGCCGACTACAAGGATAAGCTGACCAAAGCCGGCATCGAGTTCGAGGAAAACCAGCACTCGCTCGACCGCATCCTGCAAGCCGACGAGGTGATAAAAAGCCCCGGCATCCCCGAAAAAGCGGCCGTTGTCAAGGCCCTGCGTGAGCAGAATATTCCGATTATATCGGAGATTGAGTTTGCCAGCCGCTACACCAAAGCACGCTTTATTGCCATCACGGGCACCAACGGCAAGACCACGACCACGCTGCTCACCTACCATTTAGTGAAGGAAGCTGGCCTGAATGTGGGCCTGGCCGGCAACGTGGGCTACTCGCTGGCCGAGCAGGTAGTCGAGGATAAATTTGAGTACTACGTGCTGGAATTAAGCAGCTTCCAGCTCGATGATATCGACCGCTTTCAGCCCTGGATTGCGGTGCTGCTCAACATCACCCCCGACCACCTCGACCGCTACGATTACTCGCTCGAAGCCTATGCCCGCGCCAAGCTCAACATCGTGCGCAATCAGGACAGCGACGACACGTTCATTTACAACGCCGACGACGAAAATATTCAGCGCTATTTTAAAGCAGCCCTGCGGCCGATGCGCCAGATGCCGTTTAGCCTGCACCACCGCACCGATTTTCAGCTCGCCGGCTATTACACCGGGCAAGCGGAAATTTGCCTCGACCTGCTGCCCGGCTACTACAGCCCCACCGAGCTTATCAGCACCGCCCGCTCGCCGCTTATCGGCGAGCACAACCGCCAGAACGTGCTGGCGGCCATTCTGGTAGCGCGGGTAGCCGGCGTGGAAAAAGATACCATTGAGCAGGCCCTCGCCAGCTTCCACAACGCTGACCACCGCCTGCAGCTCGTGGCCAAAATCAACGGCGTGGAGTACATCAACGACAGCAAGGCCACCAATGTGGAGGCTGCCTGGTACGCTCTCGACGGCATGAAGCGGCCCATCGTCTGGATTGCCGGCGGCACCGACAAAGGCAACGACTACGCTTCCTTGCAGCCCCTGGCCGCGCAAAAAGTGAAAGCCCTCGTGTGCCTGGGCGTGGACAATGCCAAGCTGCGCGCCGCGTTCGAAACCCAGGTGCCGCACCTCGAAGAAACCCAAAGCATGGCCGACGCCGTGCGCCGCGCCGCCGCCCTGGCCTCCCCCGGCGACGTAGTGCTGCTTTCGCCCTGCTGCGCCAGCTTCGACCTGTTCAAAAACTACGAAGACCGCGGCCGCCAATTCACGGCCGCCGTGCAGGCCCTACCCCCCTCCGAATCCGCGAAATCAATTTAA
- a CDS encoding cell division protein FtsA, translating into MQQDKIVVGLDIGTTKICALVGRKNEYGKLEILGMGKAVSDGVQRGIVLNIDKTVDAIKRAIRQAEEQSGIDIGVVNVGIAGQHIKSLQHNGSITRPSGDTEITQDDVNRLTADMYRLVTPPGSQIIHVMPQDYKVDFEGGVLDPIGMAGVRLEGNFHIITAQSAAINNINKCVTKAGLAIADLILEPLASSVSVLSDEEKEAGVALIDIGGGTTDLAVFKDGIIRHAAVLPFGGNIITQDIKQGCNVTPNQAEQLKVKFGKAIAEEASDYEIVSIPGLPNRPPKEVSLKNLAYIIEARMSEIVELVYAEIYRMGLHEQLSAGIVLTGGGAQLQNLEQLTEYLTGLDTRIGYPNQHLGKGKIEAVKSPMHATGVGLVLAGYQAQDERVARPGYGEEEAAPYSYQAAAPVAAPVVPSFAPAPPAAAQSAAPTPPEAPKPPKEQKGLKFLGDMTRKLKSILIDDFDDKQY; encoded by the coding sequence ATGCAACAAGATAAAATAGTCGTCGGTCTCGACATTGGCACCACGAAAATCTGCGCCTTAGTGGGCCGTAAAAATGAGTACGGCAAACTCGAAATTCTGGGCATGGGCAAGGCCGTATCCGATGGGGTGCAGCGCGGCATCGTGCTTAATATTGACAAAACCGTGGATGCTATTAAGCGGGCCATTCGGCAAGCGGAGGAGCAGTCGGGCATCGACATTGGGGTCGTGAACGTGGGCATTGCGGGGCAGCACATCAAGTCGCTGCAACACAATGGCTCCATCACGCGGCCCAGCGGCGACACCGAGATTACGCAGGATGACGTGAACCGCCTCACGGCCGACATGTACCGCCTAGTGACGCCGCCCGGCTCGCAGATTATTCACGTGATGCCGCAGGACTACAAGGTTGATTTTGAGGGCGGCGTGCTTGACCCCATCGGCATGGCCGGCGTGCGGCTGGAAGGCAATTTCCACATTATCACGGCGCAGAGCGCGGCTATTAATAACATTAATAAGTGCGTGACCAAGGCCGGGCTGGCCATTGCCGACCTCATTCTGGAGCCGCTGGCGTCGAGCGTATCGGTGCTGAGCGACGAGGAGAAGGAAGCCGGCGTGGCGCTGATTGACATTGGCGGCGGCACCACCGATTTGGCCGTGTTCAAGGATGGCATTATTCGCCACGCGGCGGTGCTGCCGTTCGGGGGCAATATCATTACCCAGGACATCAAGCAGGGCTGCAACGTGACACCCAACCAGGCCGAGCAGCTGAAGGTGAAATTTGGCAAAGCCATTGCCGAGGAAGCCAGCGATTACGAAATCGTGAGCATTCCGGGCCTGCCCAATCGCCCGCCTAAGGAGGTGTCGCTCAAGAACCTGGCGTATATCATCGAGGCCCGCATGTCGGAGATTGTCGAGCTGGTGTATGCCGAAATCTACCGCATGGGCCTGCACGAGCAGCTCTCGGCCGGCATCGTGCTGACCGGCGGCGGCGCGCAGCTCCAGAACCTGGAGCAGCTGACCGAATATCTCACCGGCCTCGACACGCGCATCGGCTACCCCAACCAACACTTGGGCAAGGGCAAGATTGAAGCCGTGAAGTCGCCGATGCACGCCACCGGCGTGGGTCTCGTGCTGGCTGGCTACCAGGCTCAGGACGAGCGCGTTGCCCGCCCCGGCTACGGGGAGGAAGAAGCCGCTCCTTATAGCTACCAGGCTGCTGCCCCAGTGGCCGCGCCGGTGGTGCCCAGCTTCGCGCCCGCGCCGCCGGCCGCCGCGCAGTCTGCCGCGCCTACCCCCCCCGAAGCGCCCAAGCCGCCGAAGGAGCAGAAGGGCCTCAAGTTTTTGGGTGACATGACCCGCAAGCTGAAAAGCATTCTGATTGACGATTTTGACGACAAACAATATTAA